One window of Burkholderia thailandensis E264 genomic DNA carries:
- a CDS encoding ShlB/FhaC/HecB family hemolysin secretion/activation protein: MLLLALVAAAGAAHAQSRSGGNPLEALPQINTPRTPSVTVQVAPQEVQVQALLARHLTPTSFQVEGVKSIPFEEISQRFTPLVGKDITIGQLIETANGVTKLYQERGYALSFAFVPAQTFEGGVVRVTVVEGYVANLKITGRPGAMEPKVRAIAAHIMDDRPLRRATFERYVNTFGLLPGVTVKANVPPPQNTDGATTLELNVDRKPFNVSAGLNTNNPGLQGLFTVTENGLTSLGEQMSISALFPKGPNNQTYVSFSGAVPIGSNGLVTRLDASHYRGNPSVDQTVLPNVQRTVINDKLGLSASYPLMLSNQRSLLGTVSGYASHNEDRYQNRGTGATIGMRSQVRVLQMQLDYTSVQPKQVQKLSFNVAKAFDILGASKSGFTNLPGVVATNPASTTFVRTGATFVQTNEWPFKIGSTVQLTGQYSPDSLPTTEQISFGAQRFALGYQPGETSGDSGWGASLELNRAFAPGFAFLKNITPYIVYDMARVYLHSGTPVPRRLSSVGLGVRLTDNRFYNLDVSIAKPVGDAPIESASRSPRVNASFSYQLY, encoded by the coding sequence ATGCTGCTGCTCGCGCTCGTCGCGGCCGCCGGTGCCGCGCATGCGCAAAGCCGCTCGGGCGGCAATCCGCTCGAAGCGCTGCCGCAGATCAACACGCCGCGCACGCCGAGCGTGACCGTGCAGGTCGCGCCGCAGGAAGTCCAGGTGCAGGCGCTGCTCGCGCGCCATCTGACGCCGACCTCGTTCCAGGTCGAGGGCGTCAAGTCGATTCCGTTCGAAGAGATCTCGCAGCGCTTCACGCCGCTCGTCGGCAAGGACATCACGATCGGCCAGTTGATCGAGACGGCGAACGGCGTGACGAAGCTGTACCAGGAGCGCGGCTACGCACTGTCGTTCGCGTTCGTTCCCGCGCAGACGTTCGAGGGCGGCGTCGTGCGCGTGACGGTCGTCGAGGGCTATGTCGCGAACCTGAAGATCACGGGCCGCCCCGGCGCGATGGAGCCGAAGGTGCGCGCGATCGCCGCGCACATCATGGACGATCGCCCGCTGCGCCGCGCGACGTTCGAGCGCTACGTGAACACGTTCGGCCTGCTGCCCGGCGTGACGGTGAAGGCGAACGTGCCGCCGCCGCAGAATACCGACGGCGCGACGACGCTCGAGCTCAACGTCGATCGCAAGCCGTTCAACGTGAGCGCGGGCCTCAACACGAACAACCCGGGCTTGCAGGGGCTTTTCACCGTGACCGAGAACGGCCTCACGTCGCTCGGCGAGCAGATGAGCATCTCCGCGCTGTTCCCGAAAGGGCCGAACAACCAGACGTACGTATCGTTCAGCGGCGCCGTGCCGATCGGCAGCAACGGCCTCGTCACGCGACTCGACGCAAGCCATTACCGCGGCAATCCGTCTGTCGACCAGACGGTGCTGCCGAACGTGCAGCGCACCGTGATCAACGACAAGCTCGGCTTGTCCGCGTCGTATCCGCTGATGCTGAGCAATCAGCGCAGCCTGCTCGGCACGGTGTCGGGCTATGCGTCGCACAACGAAGACCGCTATCAGAACCGAGGCACGGGCGCGACGATCGGCATGCGCTCGCAGGTGCGCGTGCTGCAGATGCAGCTCGACTACACGAGCGTGCAGCCGAAGCAGGTGCAGAAGCTGAGCTTCAACGTCGCGAAGGCGTTCGACATCCTCGGCGCGTCGAAATCGGGCTTCACGAACCTGCCGGGCGTCGTCGCGACGAACCCCGCCTCGACGACGTTCGTCCGCACGGGCGCGACGTTCGTGCAGACGAACGAATGGCCGTTCAAGATCGGCTCGACCGTGCAGCTCACCGGCCAGTACAGCCCCGATTCGCTGCCGACCACCGAGCAGATCTCGTTCGGCGCGCAGCGTTTCGCGCTCGGCTATCAGCCGGGCGAGACGTCGGGCGATTCGGGATGGGGGGCGTCGCTCGAACTCAATCGCGCGTTCGCGCCAGGCTTCGCATTCCTGAAGAACATCACGCCGTACATCGTGTACGACATGGCGCGGGTGTATCTGCATTCCGGCACGCCGGTGCCGCGCCGCCTGTCGTCGGTCGGGCTCGGCGTGCGCTTGACCGACAACCGCTTCTACAACCTCGACGTATCGATCGCGAAACCCGTCGGCGATGCGCCGATCGAAAGCGCATCGCGCAGCCCGCGCGTGAACGCATCGTTCTCGTATCAGCTCTACTGA
- the zapE gene encoding cell division protein ZapE, producing MNVTEYYEHELKTRGYQSDAAQRAAVERLQRCYGEWVAYKARRSNAFKKLVIRPDLPRGVYMWGGVGRGKSFLMDSFYAVVPVQRKTRLHFHEFMREVHRELEELKGQADPLDELARRIAKRYRLICFDEFHVSDIADAMILYRLLDRLFSNGVQFVMTSNYDPDDLYPDGLHRDRMLPAIALLKDRLDVLNVDAGVDYRQRTLTQVRMYHTPLGAQADRELRHAFAQLAAVPDESPILHIEKREIKALRRADGVVWFDFATLCGGPRSQNDYLELASRFHAIVLSDVPQMSPRMASEARRFTWLIDVLYDHKVKLLMSAAVPADDLYVEGPMANEFSRTVSRIVEMQSKEYLEAPRRLIDTSLT from the coding sequence ATGAACGTCACCGAATACTACGAGCACGAGCTGAAGACGCGCGGCTATCAGTCCGATGCCGCGCAGCGCGCCGCGGTCGAACGCCTGCAGCGTTGCTATGGCGAATGGGTTGCCTACAAGGCGCGTCGCTCGAATGCGTTCAAGAAACTCGTCATCCGCCCGGACTTGCCGCGCGGCGTCTACATGTGGGGCGGCGTCGGGCGCGGCAAGAGCTTCCTGATGGACAGCTTCTACGCGGTCGTGCCGGTGCAGCGCAAGACGCGGCTGCATTTCCACGAGTTCATGCGCGAAGTGCATCGCGAGCTGGAGGAGCTCAAAGGGCAGGCCGATCCGCTCGACGAGCTCGCGCGCCGGATCGCGAAGCGCTACCGGCTCATCTGCTTCGACGAATTCCACGTGTCGGACATCGCCGACGCGATGATCCTGTATCGCCTGCTCGACCGGTTGTTCTCGAACGGCGTGCAGTTCGTGATGACGTCCAACTACGATCCGGACGACCTCTATCCCGACGGCCTGCATCGCGACCGGATGCTGCCCGCGATCGCGCTTCTGAAGGACCGGCTCGACGTGCTGAACGTCGATGCGGGCGTCGATTATCGGCAACGCACGCTCACGCAGGTGCGGATGTATCACACGCCGCTCGGCGCGCAAGCCGATCGCGAGTTGCGCCATGCGTTCGCGCAGCTCGCCGCGGTGCCGGACGAGAGCCCGATCCTGCACATCGAGAAGCGCGAGATCAAGGCGCTGCGCCGCGCGGACGGCGTCGTCTGGTTCGATTTCGCGACGCTCTGCGGCGGCCCGCGCTCGCAGAACGATTATCTCGAGCTTGCGAGCCGCTTCCATGCGATCGTGCTGTCCGACGTGCCGCAGATGTCGCCGCGGATGGCGTCCGAAGCGCGCCGCTTCACCTGGCTCATCGACGTGCTGTACGACCACAAGGTGAAGCTGCTGATGTCGGCCGCGGTGCCGGCGGACGATCTTTACGTCGAAGGGCCGATGGCGAACGAATTCAGCCGCACGGTCTCGCGGATCGTCGAGATGCAGTCGAAGGAATATCTCGAGGCGCCGCGCCGCCTGATCGATACGTCGCTGACCTGA
- a CDS encoding DUF2147 domain-containing protein: MFQMTRSLRSITVAGALLACAASAFAQADSPVGTWQTIDDHTGKPKALVQITQDSSGELSGKVVKGLGENDTPDRRCTACTDERKDQLIKGMTIIKAMKKDGEGWDGGNILDPENGKIYKCKMKLEDAGQKLVVRGYIGISLLGRSQTWTRAQ; the protein is encoded by the coding sequence ATGTTTCAAATGACCCGTTCACTGCGCTCGATCACCGTGGCCGGCGCGCTTCTCGCGTGCGCGGCGAGCGCGTTCGCTCAGGCGGACAGCCCGGTCGGCACGTGGCAGACGATCGACGATCACACGGGCAAGCCGAAGGCGCTCGTGCAGATCACCCAAGACTCGAGCGGCGAACTGTCGGGCAAGGTCGTCAAGGGCCTCGGCGAGAACGACACGCCGGACCGCCGCTGCACCGCGTGCACCGACGAGCGCAAGGATCAGCTCATCAAGGGCATGACGATCATCAAGGCGATGAAGAAGGACGGCGAAGGCTGGGACGGCGGCAACATCCTCGACCCGGAAAACGGCAAAATCTACAAGTGCAAGATGAAGCTCGAGGACGCCGGCCAGAAGCTCGTCGTGCGCGGCTACATCGGCATATCGCTGCTTGGCCGTTCGCAGACGTGGACGCGCGCTCAATAA
- a CDS encoding A24 family peptidase: MIHLFSIGFFFAWAAAVAIADCRDRRIPNELVLAGLAAVIIFTVCRQNPFETTLVGALIGGAVGLVSLFPFFALRLMGAADVKVFAVLGAWCGLPALPRLWIVASVAAGIHALGLLLLTRTPLGSLGRNGAPAFALGARRSAPYAAFLVAPAAAWLAYLIQTGGTR; encoded by the coding sequence ATGATTCATCTATTCAGTATTGGATTCTTTTTCGCCTGGGCTGCGGCTGTTGCAATTGCTGATTGTCGCGATCGCCGTATTCCCAACGAATTGGTGCTCGCCGGTCTCGCCGCCGTTATCATTTTTACAGTCTGCCGACAAAATCCATTCGAAACGACATTGGTCGGCGCATTGATCGGCGGCGCAGTTGGTCTCGTTTCCCTTTTCCCGTTTTTCGCGCTGCGCTTGATGGGCGCCGCCGACGTGAAGGTATTCGCGGTGCTCGGCGCGTGGTGCGGGCTGCCGGCGTTGCCGCGGCTATGGATCGTCGCGAGCGTCGCGGCGGGTATCCACGCGCTCGGGCTGCTGCTCCTGACACGCACGCCGCTCGGCTCGCTCGGGCGCAACGGCGCGCCCGCGTTCGCGCTCGGCGCGCGCCGCTCCGCGCCTTATGCGGCGTTTCTCGTCGCGCCCGCCGCCGCGTGGCTCGCCTATCTGATTCAGACCGGAGGCACGCGATGA
- a CDS encoding Flp family type IVb pilin, translating into MKTQGTRINMKQLMHRFFKEEAGVTAIEYGLIAGLIAVAIATTVGTVGTDLSSLFSTIASKLPAA; encoded by the coding sequence ATGAAGACTCAAGGCACGAGGATCAACATGAAACAACTGATGCATCGCTTCTTCAAGGAAGAGGCCGGGGTAACCGCGATCGAATACGGGTTGATCGCAGGTCTTATCGCGGTGGCTATCGCGACGACGGTCGGCACGGTCGGTACCGATCTCAGCTCGCTGTTCAGCACGATCGCCAGCAAATTGCCGGCGGCCTGA
- a CDS encoding TadE/TadG family type IV pilus assembly protein — protein MTHAPGRFRSPRRQRGATAIEFAILFPMFFLILYGIITYGMIFAAQQSLTLAATEGARAALNYQVAQTQSAALGLRAAAACTAANNLTGWLSGATCSTSSNYTCSYDSTMYCIQVTVTYPYAANPLVPAVALFDAVLPNTLTSQATVQINPTNII, from the coding sequence ATGACGCACGCGCCCGGACGGTTCCGCTCGCCGCGCCGCCAGCGCGGCGCGACCGCGATCGAATTCGCGATCCTGTTTCCGATGTTCTTCCTGATCCTGTACGGGATCATTACGTACGGCATGATCTTCGCCGCGCAGCAGAGCCTGACGCTCGCCGCGACGGAGGGCGCGCGCGCCGCGCTCAACTATCAGGTCGCGCAGACCCAGTCGGCGGCGCTCGGCCTGCGCGCCGCGGCCGCGTGCACGGCCGCGAACAACCTGACGGGCTGGCTGTCGGGCGCGACGTGCTCGACTTCGTCGAATTACACATGTTCGTACGATTCGACGATGTACTGTATCCAGGTCACGGTCACGTATCCGTATGCGGCCAACCCGCTCGTGCCGGCGGTCGCGCTGTTCGACGCGGTGCTGCCGAACACGCTGACGAGCCAGGCGACGGTGCAGATCAATCCGACGAACATCATATGA
- a CDS encoding collagen-like triple helix repeat-containing protein, which translates to MNINTISHGTLRTTLIAATVAAMLSLSACGGSGTISKGLDGSGSGGGNAISTTGDGGSGSGGSGGTSGSGSGGTGGSGSTGGLSGGGGSTSGGGSTSGGGSTSGGGSTSGGTSTTSSINALGTVAGNTGGIISGAGSTVSGLGTVVGSQTLPGVNPQTTQAIGGVVQSLGGAVSALGSGVTSGIGQLGSSTNPIGTTVASTGGVVSQLGGAVTQTGNLVTSLGTGPLAPLSPLTSPLGGAVSTLGNTITAGGTTLTTALSTGPVQQLTQTVSSAITPITSMVAGTTQTVGNVTGLGAPVNTLLGTIGGGLNQAGALIAKTGNNPVTTGLGQTVSATGNTISSVGGLLTGGTGSTNPLAPITAAVGGLTGTLSGVGGATSGTPLAPLTNVVSTVTGALSGAAGSAGSSSPLAPLTNIVSTVTGALTSAAGSAGGGSSPLAPVTGLVSTLTGALSGATGGAAATSPLAPVTNLVSTATGALGGATAAPATSTTTSATNPVASLTAPLTGTSSGTSGSTNLLSPVTSLVGGLLGGIKK; encoded by the coding sequence ATGAACATCAACACGATTTCCCATGGCACGCTCCGGACGACTTTGATCGCGGCCACCGTGGCAGCCATGCTCTCCCTCTCCGCGTGCGGCGGCTCCGGCACGATCAGCAAGGGGCTCGACGGCTCGGGCTCCGGCGGCGGCAACGCGATTTCCACGACCGGTGACGGCGGTTCCGGCTCGGGCGGCTCGGGCGGCACGAGCGGCTCGGGTTCGGGCGGCACCGGCGGCTCCGGCTCGACGGGCGGCCTGTCGGGCGGCGGCGGCTCCACCTCCGGCGGCGGCTCCACCTCCGGCGGCGGCTCCACGTCGGGCGGCGGCTCGACCTCCGGCGGGACGTCGACCACGTCGAGCATCAACGCGCTCGGCACGGTTGCCGGCAACACGGGCGGCATCATCAGCGGCGCGGGCTCGACCGTATCGGGCCTCGGCACTGTCGTCGGCAGCCAGACGCTGCCGGGCGTGAATCCGCAGACGACGCAGGCGATCGGCGGCGTCGTCCAGAGCCTCGGCGGCGCGGTCAGCGCGCTCGGCTCGGGCGTGACGAGCGGCATCGGCCAGCTCGGCTCGTCGACCAACCCGATCGGCACGACCGTCGCGAGCACGGGCGGCGTGGTCAGCCAGCTCGGCGGCGCCGTCACGCAGACGGGCAACCTCGTGACGAGCCTCGGCACCGGCCCGCTCGCGCCGCTGTCGCCGCTCACGTCGCCGCTCGGCGGCGCGGTCAGCACGCTCGGCAACACGATCACCGCGGGCGGCACGACGCTCACCACCGCGCTGTCGACGGGCCCCGTCCAGCAACTGACGCAGACGGTCAGCTCGGCGATCACGCCGATCACGTCGATGGTCGCGGGCACGACGCAGACGGTCGGCAACGTGACGGGCCTCGGCGCGCCCGTCAACACGCTGCTCGGCACGATCGGCGGCGGCCTGAACCAGGCTGGCGCGCTGATCGCGAAGACGGGCAACAACCCGGTCACGACGGGCCTCGGCCAGACGGTCTCGGCAACCGGCAACACGATCAGCTCGGTCGGCGGCCTGCTGACGGGCGGCACCGGCTCGACGAATCCGCTCGCGCCGATCACGGCCGCCGTCGGCGGCCTGACGGGCACGCTGAGCGGCGTCGGCGGCGCGACGTCGGGCACCCCGCTCGCACCGCTCACGAACGTCGTATCGACGGTCACGGGCGCGCTCTCGGGCGCCGCGGGCAGCGCCGGTTCGAGCTCGCCGCTCGCGCCGCTCACGAACATCGTGTCGACGGTCACGGGCGCGCTCACGAGCGCCGCGGGCAGCGCGGGCGGCGGCAGCAGCCCGCTCGCTCCGGTCACGGGCCTCGTGTCGACCCTCACCGGCGCGCTCTCGGGCGCCACCGGCGGCGCGGCGGCGACGAGCCCGCTCGCCCCCGTCACGAACCTCGTCTCGACCGCGACGGGCGCGCTCGGCGGCGCGACGGCCGCACCGGCGACGAGCACGACGACGAGCGCGACGAACCCGGTCGCAAGCCTCACCGCACCGCTGACCGGCACGAGCAGCGGCACGAGCGGCTCGACCAACCTGCTGTCGCCCGTCACGTCGCTCGTCGGCGGCCTGCTCGGCGGCATCAAGAAGTAG
- a CDS encoding type II and III secretion system protein family protein, with the protein MKNKLIAWAVAFGVLLSFAARAAEMGTIELATGAQRQIAVGRGVQRVAIGDPSVADVVVIKGGRGGVLLVAKAAGSTNLMVWERGRDEPSVYTVNVASGAARALLDGGSPSVKAYNGTAVVSGSAATLDAHARALAVGKGMAGKDGGVVDASTVGGKNVVQVDVRVVEFSRSVLKQAGLNFFKQSNGFTFGSFAPAGLASVTGGGTSSMSVSANIPIASAFNLVVGSATRGLFADLSILEANNLARVLAQPTLVALSGQSASFLAGGEIPVPVPQSLGTISIDWKPYGVGLTLTPTVLSPRRIALKVAPESSQLDFVHSITINGVTVPALTTRRADTTVELGDGESFVIGGLIDRETTSNVDKVPFLGDLPIIGTFFKHLSYQQNDKELVIIVTPHLVAPIAKNASLPATPGELSEQRDGPVWRSYLGGVLSPDAGPGFSK; encoded by the coding sequence ATGAAAAATAAACTGATTGCATGGGCGGTGGCGTTTGGCGTGTTGCTGTCGTTCGCCGCGCGCGCGGCCGAGATGGGGACGATCGAGCTCGCGACGGGCGCGCAGCGGCAGATCGCCGTCGGGCGCGGCGTGCAGCGGGTCGCGATAGGCGATCCGAGCGTCGCCGACGTGGTCGTCATCAAGGGCGGGCGCGGCGGCGTGCTGCTCGTCGCGAAGGCGGCCGGCTCGACGAACCTGATGGTGTGGGAGCGCGGCCGCGACGAGCCCTCGGTCTATACGGTCAACGTCGCGAGCGGCGCGGCGCGCGCGCTGCTCGACGGCGGCTCGCCGAGCGTGAAGGCGTACAACGGCACGGCGGTCGTGTCCGGCTCGGCCGCGACGCTCGACGCGCATGCGCGCGCGCTCGCCGTCGGCAAGGGGATGGCGGGCAAGGACGGCGGCGTCGTCGACGCGTCGACAGTCGGCGGCAAGAACGTCGTGCAGGTGGACGTGCGCGTCGTCGAGTTCAGCCGCTCGGTGCTCAAGCAGGCGGGCCTGAATTTCTTCAAGCAGAGCAACGGCTTCACGTTCGGCTCGTTCGCGCCCGCCGGCCTCGCGTCGGTGACGGGCGGCGGCACGTCGTCGATGTCGGTGTCGGCGAACATTCCGATCGCGTCCGCGTTCAATCTCGTCGTCGGTTCCGCGACGCGCGGCCTGTTCGCCGATCTGTCGATCCTCGAGGCGAACAACCTCGCGCGCGTGCTCGCGCAGCCGACGCTCGTCGCGCTGTCCGGGCAGAGCGCGAGCTTCCTCGCGGGCGGCGAGATTCCGGTGCCGGTGCCGCAGTCGCTCGGCACGATCTCGATCGACTGGAAGCCGTACGGCGTGGGCCTCACGCTGACGCCGACCGTGCTGAGCCCGCGCCGGATCGCGCTGAAGGTCGCGCCGGAATCGAGCCAGCTCGACTTCGTCCATTCGATCACGATCAACGGCGTGACGGTGCCCGCGCTCACGACGCGCCGCGCGGACACGACGGTCGAGCTGGGCGATGGGGAGAGCTTCGTGATCGGCGGGCTGATCGACCGCGAGACGACCTCGAACGTCGACAAGGTGCCGTTCCTCGGCGATCTGCCGATCATCGGCACGTTTTTCAAGCACCTCAGTTATCAGCAGAACGACAAGGAACTCGTGATCATCGTGACGCCGCATCTCGTCGCGCCGATCGCGAAGAACGCGTCGCTGCCCGCGACGCCCGGCGAGTTGTCCGAGCAGCGCGACGGGCCGGTGTGGCGGTCGTATCTCGGCGGCGTGCTGTCGCCGGACGCGGGGCCGGGGTTCTCGAAATGA
- the cpaB gene encoding Flp pilus assembly protein CpaB — MANHLIKIIAGLLIGIAILLGIYAWLLGRKPAPVAPGAAPAVATALVPVVVATRALPAGQPIPADALKVQQTPAPIAGAFPNPTLVTGRIPANDIVAQAPVLESELMSGLADQIAPGERAVAIKVDDTNAVGNRLRPGNFVDVFVNLKRESGFGATGSEISQTQARLLLSRVRVLSFGDATADRDGTPGPTGAGARTAVLAVPTAQVDALTLAEASGRLVLALRSPRDDDVATRTVAMRASGAGGPSNEAATGLVLGELSGSGGAPAQVPRAAPARVATASAAPRAGGSIEVIRGGRAETLAY; from the coding sequence ATGGCCAATCATCTGATCAAGATCATCGCGGGGTTGCTGATCGGGATCGCGATCCTGCTCGGCATTTACGCGTGGCTGCTCGGGCGCAAGCCGGCGCCCGTCGCGCCGGGCGCCGCGCCCGCCGTCGCGACGGCGTTGGTGCCCGTCGTCGTCGCGACGCGCGCGCTGCCCGCCGGGCAGCCGATTCCCGCCGATGCGCTGAAAGTGCAGCAGACGCCGGCGCCCATCGCCGGCGCCTTCCCTAATCCAACCCTCGTCACGGGCCGCATCCCGGCGAACGACATCGTCGCGCAGGCTCCGGTGCTCGAGAGCGAGCTGATGTCCGGCCTCGCCGACCAGATCGCGCCCGGCGAGCGCGCGGTCGCGATCAAGGTCGACGACACGAACGCGGTGGGCAACCGGCTGCGTCCCGGAAACTTCGTCGACGTGTTCGTGAACCTGAAGCGCGAAAGCGGCTTCGGCGCGACCGGCTCGGAAATCTCGCAAACGCAGGCGCGGCTGCTGTTGTCGCGGGTGCGCGTGCTGTCGTTCGGCGACGCGACGGCCGATCGCGACGGCACGCCGGGCCCGACGGGCGCGGGCGCGCGCACCGCGGTGCTCGCCGTGCCGACCGCGCAGGTCGACGCGCTGACGCTCGCCGAAGCGAGCGGGCGGCTCGTGCTCGCGCTGCGCAGCCCGCGCGACGACGACGTGGCCACGCGCACGGTCGCGATGCGCGCTTCGGGCGCCGGCGGGCCGTCGAATGAGGCGGCGACGGGACTCGTGCTGGGCGAACTGTCGGGCAGCGGCGGCGCGCCCGCGCAAGTGCCGCGCGCGGCGCCCGCGAGGGTGGCGACGGCGTCGGCCGCGCCGCGTGCGGGCGGCAGCATCGAAGTGATCCGGGGTGGGCGGGCCGAGACGCTCGCCTATTGA
- a CDS encoding collagen-like triple helix repeat-containing protein, protein MNQQRFVPSFALAAWRVPLTALATACVLAACGGSDVTAPPSAGGGSTSGTSGTSGTSGTSGTSGTAGTSGVVNTLGKTATDIGNTIGSTSVPGLGSGVTQGVGATVGSTGGIVDAAANALSNGLGQIGSTQNPVGTTVAGLGNVVSAASNTVQGLSQTVQALGTGPLAPLSPVTTPVAGALATAANGVNAAGTMLGNALSTGPVQQITQPISSAVTPLVITAGQVTQTVGTTTGVGQPVSGLLQQVGGAISSAGKQIAGTSPSQPLVGDVGQLVSAVGNTVTNAGGLVNPAAPNGAAPIPGLITSLVGGSTATVASGSTSSGSTLGSPLSGLLSSVGGGALPTGSLGGSAVSGGASNPLAPITSLASGGTGAGTNPLAPVTGLLNTVTGSLSGATSSTGGSTGLLAPVTGTLGTLGSFGK, encoded by the coding sequence ATGAACCAGCAACGTTTCGTCCCGTCGTTCGCGCTCGCGGCTTGGCGCGTTCCGCTCACCGCGCTCGCGACCGCGTGCGTGCTCGCCGCGTGCGGCGGCAGCGACGTCACCGCGCCGCCGTCCGCCGGCGGCGGCAGCACCAGCGGGACCAGCGGCACGAGCGGCACCAGTGGCACGAGCGGCACCAGCGGCACGGCAGGCACGTCGGGCGTCGTCAACACGCTCGGCAAGACCGCGACCGATATCGGCAACACGATCGGCTCGACGAGCGTGCCGGGCCTCGGCAGCGGCGTCACGCAAGGCGTGGGCGCGACGGTCGGCAGCACGGGCGGCATCGTCGACGCCGCGGCGAACGCGCTCAGCAACGGCCTCGGCCAGATCGGCTCGACACAGAATCCGGTCGGCACGACGGTCGCTGGCCTCGGCAACGTCGTGAGCGCCGCGAGCAACACCGTGCAGGGCCTCAGCCAAACGGTGCAGGCGCTCGGCACGGGCCCGCTCGCCCCGCTCTCGCCCGTCACGACGCCGGTGGCGGGTGCGCTCGCGACGGCGGCGAACGGCGTGAACGCGGCCGGCACGATGCTCGGCAACGCGCTGTCGACGGGACCCGTTCAGCAAATCACGCAGCCGATCAGCTCGGCGGTCACGCCGCTCGTCATCACGGCGGGCCAGGTCACGCAGACGGTCGGCACGACGACGGGCGTCGGCCAGCCGGTATCGGGCCTGCTGCAGCAAGTCGGCGGCGCGATCAGCTCGGCCGGCAAGCAGATCGCGGGCACCTCGCCGTCGCAGCCGCTCGTCGGCGACGTCGGCCAGCTCGTGTCGGCGGTCGGCAACACCGTGACGAACGCGGGCGGCCTCGTGAATCCGGCCGCACCGAACGGCGCGGCGCCGATCCCGGGCCTCATCACGAGCCTCGTCGGCGGCTCGACGGCGACGGTCGCGAGCGGCTCGACGAGCTCGGGCTCGACGCTCGGCAGCCCGCTGAGCGGCCTGCTGTCGAGCGTCGGCGGCGGCGCGCTGCCGACCGGCTCGCTCGGCGGCAGCGCGGTGTCGGGCGGCGCGAGCAACCCGCTCGCGCCGATCACGAGCCTCGCGAGCGGCGGCACGGGTGCTGGTACAAACCCGCTCGCGCCCGTCACCGGTTTGCTCAATACTGTCACGGGCTCGCTGTCCGGCGCGACGTCGTCGACGGGCGGCTCGACGGGGCTCCTCGCCCCCGTGACGGGCACGCTCGGCACGCTGGGCAGTTTTGGCAAGTGA
- a CDS encoding transposase, whose translation MTPYRDITDEEWQRVAPLLPELRPRKELRGRPLADTRAVLNGVLWVIYSGANWSAMPRRFPAYQTCHRRFKAWYESGALKRVLIELFGERSDDLCELMALRMRTHARSKAAQARSGAASTATSPAPRHDHALEQVA comes from the coding sequence ATGACGCCGTATCGCGATATCACCGATGAGGAGTGGCAGCGCGTCGCTCCGCTATTGCCCGAGTTGCGCCCGCGCAAGGAATTGCGCGGCAGGCCGCTCGCGGATACGCGCGCGGTGCTGAACGGCGTGCTCTGGGTGATCTACAGCGGCGCGAACTGGTCGGCAATGCCGCGCCGCTTTCCCGCGTATCAGACCTGCCATCGCCGCTTCAAGGCATGGTACGAATCCGGCGCGTTGAAGCGCGTGCTCATCGAGCTGTTCGGCGAGCGGAGCGACGATCTTTGCGAGCTGATGGCGCTGCGCATGCGCACGCATGCGCGCTCGAAGGCTGCGCAGGCGCGTAGCGGCGCGGCATCGACGGCGACCTCGCCCGCGCCGCGTCACGATCACGCGCTCGAGCAAGTCGCCTGA